The Clostridioides difficile genome has a segment encoding these proteins:
- a CDS encoding tryptophan transporter encodes MKTNTKKLTLNAILLAMGLLIHQITPAIGLPMKPDIPLAMLFVILVLNKDDYKTCLIAGIVTGIFTALTSSFPGGQVPNIIDKTLTANIVFLLIYVSYKMPFIKNLSKKTQDTIVVAIIMPIGTLVSGTIFLLAAQAIVGLPGASFTALFLTVVLPAVLINLIAGIFLFKIVNLSIRRVSYQS; translated from the coding sequence ATGAAAACAAATACAAAAAAACTAACTTTAAACGCAATACTTTTAGCAATGGGATTATTAATACATCAAATTACACCTGCTATAGGATTACCAATGAAACCAGATATACCATTAGCAATGTTATTTGTAATACTAGTTTTAAATAAAGATGACTATAAAACTTGCTTAATAGCAGGAATAGTGACAGGTATTTTTACGGCACTTACATCAAGTTTCCCAGGAGGTCAAGTTCCTAATATAATAGATAAAACTCTTACAGCCAATATAGTATTTTTATTAATATATGTTAGCTATAAAATGCCTTTTATAAAAAATTTATCTAAAAAAACACAGGATACTATAGTAGTTGCAATTATAATGCCAATAGGAACACTTGTAAGTGGAACAATATTTTTATTAGCTGCTCAAGCTATAGTTGGTCTTCCAGGAGCTTCTTTTACAGCCTTATTTTTAACAGTAGTATTACCAGCTGTTTTAATAAATTTAATTGCAGGAATATTTTTATTCAAGATTGTTAATTTATCAATAAGAAGGGTTAGTTACCAAAGTTAA
- a CDS encoding AAA family ATPase: MKNIYIIGGTMGVGKTTVCQSLKLILKNSVFLDGDWCWDMHPFQITGETKKMVLSNICSLLNNFIKCSAFENIIFCWVMHEQSIIDTIISCLDISDCRVIKVSLICDETVLRKRLKTDVDEGLRFTDVIERSVSYLPLYEGLSTTKINVSNKSVKEIVEEIHEL, encoded by the coding sequence ATGAAAAATATTTATATTATTGGTGGTACAATGGGGGTAGGTAAAACGACAGTATGTCAGTCTCTAAAATTAATATTGAAAAATAGTGTTTTTCTTGATGGTGATTGGTGTTGGGATATGCATCCATTCCAAATTACTGGTGAAACGAAAAAAATGGTTCTTTCGAATATTTGTTCATTATTGAATAACTTTATAAAATGTAGTGCTTTTGAGAATATTATTTTCTGTTGGGTAATGCATGAACAAAGCATTATTGATACTATTATATCTTGCCTAGATATATCGGATTGTAGAGTGATAAAGGTTTCTTTAATTTGTGATGAAACTGTATTGAGAAAAAGGTTGAAGACAGATGTAGATGAAGGTTTGCGTTTTACTGATGTAATAGAAAGAAGTGTAAGCTATTTACCATTGTATGAAGGATTATCAACAACAAAAATTAATGTTTCTAATAAGTCTGTCAAAGAGATTGTTGAAGAGATACATGAATTATAA
- a CDS encoding ABC transporter ATP-binding protein gives MNNIIEAKKINKEYVISKENIHQVLKGIDLIIQHGEFVSVMGASGSGKTTLLYNLSGMDKLTSGNITFCGEMISSMSEEELSRIRLKKMGFIFQQSNLLKNLNIFDNIVLSAYLRKEESRQIINERAKILMEKTNISEIKDKDITQVSGGQLQRAAICRALINTPEILFGDEPTGALNSKVTNEVMDILLDINNSGTTIMLVTHDAKVAAKTERVVFMSDGVIIGEIILGKFNEHNNNLKERENKLTNWLLALGF, from the coding sequence ATGAATAATATTATAGAAGCTAAAAAAATTAATAAAGAATATGTCATCAGCAAAGAGAATATACATCAAGTTTTAAAAGGAATTGATTTAATCATTCAACATGGAGAGTTTGTATCTGTTATGGGAGCTTCTGGTTCAGGAAAAACAACTCTACTTTATAATTTAAGTGGTATGGATAAACTCACATCTGGAAACATTACATTCTGCGGAGAAATGATTTCTAGTATGTCTGAAGAAGAACTATCGAGAATACGATTAAAAAAAATGGGATTTATCTTTCAACAAAGCAATTTACTGAAAAATTTAAATATCTTTGACAATATAGTCCTTTCTGCCTACTTGAGAAAGGAAGAAAGCCGACAAATAATTAATGAGCGAGCAAAAATACTTATGGAGAAGACAAATATTTCAGAAATCAAAGATAAAGATATTACTCAGGTTTCTGGTGGTCAACTTCAACGAGCAGCTATATGCCGTGCTTTAATTAATACTCCAGAAATCTTATTTGGAGATGAACCAACAGGTGCACTTAATTCTAAAGTAACAAATGAAGTAATGGACATTCTTTTAGATATCAACAATTCTGGTACAACCATTATGCTTGTAACTCATGATGCCAAAGTTGCAGCAAAAACAGAACGAGTAGTATTTATGTCTGATGGTGTAATCATTGGAGAAATTATATTAGGAAAATTTAATGAACATAACAACAATTTAAAAGAAAGAGAAAACAAGCTTACAAACTGGTTATTAGCATTAGGTTTTTAG
- a CDS encoding SH3 domain-containing protein has protein sequence MISELMLKNFDESSINFKTKIKLNLREKPDIKSMKLKSIPEGKMVKLNCVDGKWAEVESNYDKGWLLYKYLEKLSNSKSNNILENRKRNYIGNIKTNGLNLELRNDRTMDSKIITTIPDGFKVEVCYSVGKWARINIHKNGKRYSGYVYNQYVEAYSTLA, from the coding sequence ATGATATCTGAATTAATGTTAAAAAATTTTGATGAATCTAGCATCAATTTTAAGACTAAGATTAAATTGAATTTAAGAGAGAAACCAGATATAAAAAGCATGAAATTAAAAAGCATACCAGAAGGAAAAATGGTTAAGTTAAATTGTGTAGATGGAAAGTGGGCAGAAGTTGAAAGTAATTATGATAAAGGATGGTTACTCTATAAATATTTAGAGAAATTGAGTAACTCTAAAAGTAATAATATTCTAGAAAACAGAAAAAGAAATTACATAGGAAATATAAAAACTAATGGTTTAAATCTAGAATTAAGAAATGACAGAACAATGGATTCAAAAATAATAACTACAATTCCTGATGGTTTTAAAGTTGAAGTCTGTTATAGTGTTGGAAAATGGGCAAGAATTAATATCCATAAAAATGGAAAAAGATATTCTGGATATGTATATAATCAGTATGTAGAAGCATATTCAACTTTAGCATAA
- a CDS encoding FtsX-like permease family protein, with the protein MLKRILQKDLARNKVVTAALFIFILLAAMLVSSATNIIIELTNSMASLFKQSSAPHYVQMYSGELDQKSINEFTASTPSVKEQQTVELININGRNIFLGNEKKSQTDSVLENSFVKQNSKFDFLLDMDNEIFQVENGEIGVPIYYMKQNNLNIGDKIQIVNGDFFMEFTIKDFVRDVQMNPSLVTSKRFLISNDDWNTLHANLGESEYLIEFLLNDINKISEFETLYQSTNLPQTGTSITYSLYQVLNALSDGIVVAIIILISVLLIIISTLCLRFTLIATIEEDYREIGVMKAIGIQSSNIRKLYLAKYLLIASLASFFGYITSLFIETFFTENINLYMGTVEKSAFSVFIPLIGAVIVFIAVIFFCNLILKRFNKISAVEALKTGTSMTTKRNRYNIKLYKNKTINVNLFLGLNEVIRRFTIYSLLCFVYAVCIFLMIVPLNFLNTIQSPEFITYMGAGQSDIRIDLQQTNETQNHLNSILKVIESDNDIEKYASFVTSSYKVVNQDGTIENMKIENGDFSTFPLEYIKGSAPTNENEIALSVINADEFGKSVGDNLSVFSEEDNELILTVSGIYQDVTYGGKTAKAMLPHKEDTTLWYIINLNMKPGVNLTDKLYQYRMNCYPAKVTNMDDYVSQTLGSVISQLRLVIKLAVILSISISGFITAMFFKMLIAKDTSQIAIMLSLGFSTKNIRTQYIARALLVLTIGIILGTIASNTIGQKIAGLLLSGISNLQFITNPLIVYIICPITLIITVSVAITAISITIKKIKIMSIIE; encoded by the coding sequence ATGTTAAAAAGAATATTACAAAAGGATTTAGCAAGAAATAAAGTAGTAACAGCTGCATTATTCATATTTATTTTACTAGCGGCTATGTTAGTATCTAGTGCTACAAATATCATTATTGAACTTACTAATTCTATGGCTTCCTTGTTTAAACAATCTAGTGCACCTCACTATGTCCAAATGTATTCTGGAGAATTAGATCAAAAATCAATTAATGAATTTACAGCTTCAACTCCATCTGTAAAAGAACAACAAACTGTTGAACTTATAAATATAAACGGAAGGAATATTTTTCTAGGAAATGAGAAAAAAAGCCAAACTGACAGTGTTTTAGAAAATAGTTTTGTGAAGCAAAATAGTAAGTTTGATTTTTTATTAGACATGGATAATGAGATATTTCAAGTAGAGAATGGAGAAATAGGAGTTCCTATCTATTACATGAAACAAAATAATTTAAATATTGGAGATAAAATACAAATAGTTAATGGTGATTTCTTCATGGAATTTACAATAAAAGATTTTGTACGTGATGTGCAAATGAACCCTTCCCTTGTTACTTCAAAGCGTTTCTTAATCAGTAATGATGATTGGAATACTTTACATGCTAACTTGGGTGAAAGTGAGTACCTTATTGAGTTTCTATTAAATGATATAAATAAAATTAGTGAATTTGAAACGTTATATCAATCAACTAATCTTCCACAAACTGGAACCTCAATAACCTATTCTCTTTATCAAGTATTAAATGCATTATCTGATGGAATTGTAGTTGCAATCATTATCTTAATTAGTGTTCTCCTTATTATAATTTCTACTTTATGCTTACGATTTACATTAATTGCAACTATTGAGGAAGATTATCGTGAAATTGGTGTTATGAAAGCAATTGGCATCCAAAGTAGCAATATTCGAAAACTGTATCTGGCAAAATATCTATTGATTGCATCTTTAGCAAGTTTTTTTGGTTATATAACCTCATTATTTATTGAAACTTTTTTTACAGAAAACATCAATCTTTATATGGGCACAGTAGAAAAAAGTGCTTTTAGTGTTTTTATTCCATTAATTGGTGCAGTTATTGTATTTATAGCAGTTATATTCTTTTGTAATCTAATACTAAAAAGATTTAATAAAATATCAGCAGTAGAAGCATTAAAAACAGGTACTTCAATGACCACTAAACGAAACAGATATAATATAAAACTATACAAGAATAAAACAATAAATGTCAATCTCTTTTTAGGATTAAATGAAGTAATTAGACGATTTACCATTTATAGCTTACTTTGTTTTGTTTATGCTGTTTGCATCTTCCTTATGATTGTGCCACTTAATTTTCTAAATACTATTCAGTCTCCAGAATTCATTACTTATATGGGAGCTGGTCAAAGCGATATTCGCATTGATTTACAACAGACAAATGAAACTCAAAATCACCTTAATTCTATATTGAAGGTGATTGAAAGTGACAATGATATTGAAAAATATGCTTCTTTTGTAACGAGTTCTTATAAAGTAGTAAACCAAGATGGGACGATAGAAAATATGAAAATAGAAAATGGAGATTTTTCAACTTTTCCACTTGAATATATAAAGGGTTCTGCACCAACAAATGAAAATGAGATTGCTCTATCTGTTATAAATGCTGATGAATTTGGGAAAAGTGTTGGCGATAATTTATCTGTTTTTTCAGAAGAAGATAATGAGCTAATACTCACTGTTAGTGGCATTTATCAAGATGTTACATATGGTGGTAAGACTGCAAAAGCGATGCTACCTCACAAAGAAGACACTACTTTATGGTATATCATAAATTTAAATATGAAACCTGGAGTTAATTTAACAGATAAATTATATCAATATAGAATGAATTGTTATCCTGCAAAAGTTACAAATATGGATGATTATGTAAGTCAGACATTGGGTTCTGTTATTAGCCAGTTAAGACTTGTTATAAAACTAGCTGTTATTCTATCTATTTCGATTTCTGGATTTATTACAGCAATGTTTTTTAAAATGTTGATTGCTAAAGATACATCACAAATTGCAATTATGCTTAGTTTAGGATTCTCTACTAAAAATATACGAACTCAATATATTGCAAGAGCACTATTAGTACTCACAATTGGAATTATTTTAGGAACTATTGCATCAAATACAATTGGCCAGAAAATAGCAGGGCTACTTCTTTCTGGTATATCCAATTTACAATTTATAACAAATCCACTAATTGTATATATAATTTGTCCAATAACTTTAATTATAACTGTATCTGTTGCTATCACAGCAATAAGCATAACAATCAAAAAAATAAAAATTATGTCTATCATAGAATAA
- a CDS encoding PadR family transcriptional regulator yields MLSKPATMLLGLINEKPLNAYEIIKVLEYMNVKYWFNIADSTVYTTIKTLEKRGLILGTVKKDGNMPDKTVYTITEKGSIEFHNTLRNSILKFDYDTNIFSITAFFIECLEKEERKNLLEKRLEILNQYLAGIKQKDDDDWEKEVSESHVANVRRMIDIVLAEISGTKRLLAIYKK; encoded by the coding sequence ATGTTGTCAAAGCCAGCAACAATGCTTTTAGGCCTAATAAATGAAAAACCTCTTAATGCCTATGAAATTATAAAAGTGTTAGAATACATGAATGTAAAGTATTGGTTTAATATCGCAGACTCAACTGTATATACTACAATTAAGACTTTAGAAAAAAGAGGATTGATTTTAGGTACTGTTAAAAAAGATGGTAATATGCCAGACAAAACAGTTTACACAATCACAGAAAAAGGAAGTATAGAATTTCATAATACTTTGAGAAATTCTATTTTGAAATTCGATTATGACACTAATATTTTTTCTATTACAGCATTCTTTATTGAATGCTTAGAAAAAGAAGAAAGAAAGAATCTTTTAGAAAAACGATTAGAAATTTTAAATCAATACCTAGCAGGAATTAAGCAAAAAGATGATGATGACTGGGAAAAGGAAGTTAGTGAATCTCATGTTGCTAATGTAAGACGTATGATTGATATAGTATTGGCAGAGATTTCTGGAACAAAAAGATTATTAGCTATCTATAAAAAATAA